One segment of Capricornis sumatraensis isolate serow.1 chromosome 23, serow.2, whole genome shotgun sequence DNA contains the following:
- the LOC138070220 gene encoding LOW QUALITY PROTEIN: inactive pancreatic lipase-related protein 1-like (The sequence of the model RefSeq protein was modified relative to this genomic sequence to represent the inferred CDS: inserted 2 bases in 2 codons), giving the protein MVSIWTVALFLLGAAKGNEVCHDSVRCVSDSEPWAGTAIRALKILPRSPEKIGTHFLLFTNRNPNNVQILLSSDPSTIEASSFQIAKKTRFIIHGFINKGDESWLVHMCKNMFEVEEVTCICVDWKKGSQXTYTQATNDVRVVGAQTAQMLAMLKSNHSYSPSQVHLIGHSLGAHAAGEAERKTPGLGRITGTRDFVVCNHLRSYKYYSESVLNPSGFSAYPWACYRDFESDKCFPCPGEGCPADGMLCXRFAGKTHEEQQKFFLNTGDSSKFARWRYGVSLTLSGRTAAGQIKVALFGNKGNTCQYNVFNGIIKPGSTLSSEFDGDIDVGTIEKVKFLWNNNVANPTLPKVGAAKIAMQKGEEKTEHSFCSETVPCHDTVREDVLLTLMPCLMPGWCRCL; this is encoded by the exons ATGGTGAGCATCTGGACAGTTGCTCTTTTCCTGCTGGGAGCAGCCAAAG GAAACGAAGTTTGCCATGATTCTGTCAGGTGTGTCTCTGACTCCGAGCCCTGGGCTGGGACTGCAATCAGGGCCTTGAAAATTCTCCCCCGGAGCCCGGAGAAGATTGGCACCCACTTCCTGCTCTTCACCAACAGAAACCCAAACAACGTTCA GATTCTCCTTTCCTCTGATCCATCAACGATTGAGGCGTCCAGTTTCCAAATAGCCAAGAAGACCCGGTTCATAATCCATGGCTTCATCAACAAGGGAGATGAGAGCTGGTTGGTGCATATGTGCAAG aACATGTTTGAGGTGGAGGAGGTGACCTGCATCTGCGTGGACTGGAAGAAAGGCTCCC ACACTTACACTCAGGCCACCAACGATGTGCGCGTGGTGGGTGCCCAGACGGCCCAGATGCTGGCCATGCTCAAG TCGAACCACAGCTACTCACCTTCCCAAGTCCACCTCATTGGCCACAGCCTGGGGGCCCATGCGGcgggagaggcagagagaaaaacgCCAGGCCTGGGCAGGATTACAG GAACCCGGGACTTCGTGGTTTGCAATCACTTGAGAAGCTATAAGTACTACTCAGAGAGCGTCCTCAATCCCAGTGGATTCAGCGCATACCCCTGGGCTTGCTACAGGGACTTTGAGTCTG ACAAGTGCTTCCCCTGTCCAGGTGAAGGGTGTCCTGCAGATGGGATGCTAT TGAGATTTGCTGGCAAGACACATGAGGAGCAGCAGAAGTTCTTCCTGAACACAGGAGATTCCAGCAAATTTGCCC GCTGGAGATATGGCGTTTCTCTAACACTGTCTGGAAGAACAGCCGCTGGTCAAATCAAAGTTGCTTTGTTTGGAAATAAGGGAAACACTTGTCAATACAATGTCTTCAA TGGGATTATCAAACCAGGCTCCACCCTTTCCAGTGAATTTGATGGAGATATTGATGTTGGAACAATTGAGAAAGTCAAGTTTCTTTGGAATAACAATGTGGCAAACCCAACCCTCCCGAAAGTGGGTGCAGCCAAGATCGCCATGcagaagggagaggagaagaCAGA ACACAGTTTCTGCAGCGAAACTGTCCCATGTCATGACACCGTGAGAGAAGACGTCCTGCTCACTCTCATGCCCTGTTTAATGCCAGGCTGGTGCCGCTGCCTGTGA